The Planifilum fimeticola genome has a segment encoding these proteins:
- the ahrC gene encoding transcriptional regulator AhrC/ArgR translates to MMKAQRHIKIREIIATKDIETQEELVEELKKAGYNVTQATVSRDIKELHLVKVPTNNGRYKYSLPADQRFNPLQKLKRMLTESFVGIEKSENLIVMKTLPGNANAVGALIDNLDWPEIIGTIAGDDTILIICRDREKVPELVNRFIDML, encoded by the coding sequence ATGATGAAGGCGCAACGTCATATCAAAATTCGGGAAATCATCGCCACCAAGGACATCGAAACCCAGGAGGAACTGGTGGAAGAACTCAAAAAAGCCGGCTATAATGTCACCCAGGCCACCGTTTCCCGGGATATCAAGGAGCTTCACCTGGTCAAGGTGCCCACCAATAACGGCCGTTACAAATACTCTCTCCCCGCGGATCAGCGATTTAATCCCCTGCAAAAGTTGAAGCGGATGCTGACGGAATCCTTCGTGGGCATCGAAAAAAGCGAAAACCTGATCGTCATGAAGACGTTGCCGGGCAACGCCAACGCGGTTGGGGCGCTCATCGACAATCTGGATTGGCCGGAGATCATCGGAACGATCGCCGGGGACGACACCATATTGATCATCTGCCGGGATCGGGAAAAAGTTCCCGAACTCGTCAACCGATTCATCGACATGCTC